From one Gadus morhua chromosome 8, gadMor3.0, whole genome shotgun sequence genomic stretch:
- the LOC115548707 gene encoding ABC transporter F family member 4 isoform X1, which translates to MASTEEDALLFLIYQHLKVHGHQKAANALKKSVAQVEAPEECSSLHDMYTGWTKLCSLAQEPKQEIEVDSTTVKKRFKMEAGAAAEGLSCRPKEEEEEETKPLITPETPDTKPPAGAPEPQAEGEQDPSEEPPCPGKTSASDQPENQEEEEEQEEEKEEEKEKEEEKEEKEEEEEEEEEEEESKPQEESAAAHPDTEAQDQSGEAVPVLDAPSQELTEQAEAELQPPAAAEASEPSEEEPEKETNEETAESEDPPPLAPEETASPVSEELEKEQEEEEKEEEAEDEEKEEEVVVHAEKESEPAGGARLEDEAVTSTTGTDTAVTPPEVDGEEEEEEEEPEEAPKKKKKKKTKKVVEDTPAVEDTPAVEDKPLEEDTPLEEDTPLEEDKPPIKKGKKPKKRKTEEQEPVEEEEKVVEEEEKEEEKETSAPPAEKRTKKKKKGSEKVVEEVEEVAVEEEEVVATPPKKRKRKKVAKASEEEVQEEQAPDEEVPEEEEEAEAVTPEAPPSSEKKKRRKRKRGKKAAGAKEEEQEEEEEVEQKEAEKEEEEEETPKGSGVSRPRHALISTSLRKRFGRRSRRLKAGKANQSAAEPADSPEQDDTNVRKSKRIKQSQPDEESTPTKKRRKKAGAKEESVAEEVEQEEATPPSLEKKKKKKKKTIGGEEAGGGADQEEVTPEPPAKKKKRTRPAEKVEEEPEAEPEPVRKKKSTKKKVLQ; encoded by the exons ATGGCTTCGACCGAGGAGGACGCGCTCCTGTTCCTCATCTACCAGCACCTCAAGGTCCACGGCCATCAGAAGGCCGCCAACGCGCTGAAGAAGAGCGTCGCGCAG gttgaaGCACCAGAGGAATGCTCCAGTCTCCATGATATGTACACTGGATGGACAAA ACTATGTTCCTTAGCCCAGGAGCCCAAACAGGAAATTGAGGTGGACTCCACCACGGTGAAGAAGAGATTCAAGATGGAGGCGGGCGCGGCCGCAGAAGGACTCTCCTGCAGAccaaaagaggaggaggaggaggagaccaagCCCCTCATCACCCCAGAGACCCCCGACACCAAACCCCCTGCTG GAGCCCCAGAGCCCCAGGCTGAGGGCGAGCAAGACCCCAGTGAGGAGCCTCCCTGCCCGGGGAAGACCTCAGCCTCAGACCAGCccgagaaccaggaggaggaagaagaacaagaggaggagaaggaggaggagaaggagaaggaggaggagaaggaggagaaggaggaggaggaggaagaggaggaggaagaggaggagagcaaaCCACAGGAAGAG TCGGCTGCTGCTCACCCCGACACTGAAGCCCAAGACCAATCTGGAGAGGCCGTCCCGGTCCTCGACGCGCCCAGCCAGGAGCTCACTGAGCAGGCAGAGGCTGAACTCCAGCCCCCTGCTGCAGCCGAGGCCTCAGAGCCCAGTGAGGAGGAACCGGAGAAG GAGACCAATGAGGAGACGGCAGAGAGTGAAGACCCACCTCCCCTAG CTCCTGAGGAGACTGCTTCCCCTGTGTCTGAGGaactggagaaggagcaggaagaggaggagaaggaggaggaagcggaggacgaggagaaggaggaggaggtagtcgTTCATGCAGAGAAAGAGTCTGAG ccagcagggggcgctcgCCTGGAGGATGAGgccgtcacctccaccaccggcaCTGACACAG CGGTGACCCCTCCAGAGGtcgacggagaggaggaggaggaggaggaggagccagaggaggcgcccaagaagaagaagaagaagaagaccaaGAAGGTAGTGGAAGACACCCCCGCTGTGGAAGACACGCCCGCTGTGGAAGACAAGCCCCTGGAAGAGGACACGCCTCTTGAAGAAGACACGCCCCTTGAAGAAGACAAGCCCCCCATCAAGAAAGGAAAGAAGCcgaaaaagagaaagacagaagaacaggagccggtggaggaggaggagaaagtagtggaggaggaggagaaggaggaggagaaggagacttCTGCACCTCCTGCGGAGAAGAGaaccaagaagaagaaaaaggggagcgagaaggtggtggaggaggtggaggaggtggcagtggaggaagaggaggtggtcgCCACACCACCGAAGAAGAGGAAACGCAAGAAGGTGGCTAAAGCATccgaggaggaggtgcaggaggagcaggcgcCGGACGAGGAGgtgccagaggaggaggaggaggcggaggctgTGACTCCTGAAGCCCCTCCCAGctcagagaagaagaagaggaggaagaggaagaggggaaagaAAGCAGCAGGAGcaaaagaggaggagcaggaggaggaggaggaggtggagcagaaggaggcggagaaagaggaggaggaggaagagacacCGAAAGGTTCAG gtgtctctcgccctcgcCACGCCTTGATCTCCACCTCGCTGAGGAAGCGCTTCGGGAGGCGGAGCCGGCGTCTCAAGGCGGGGAAAGCCAATCAGAGCGCGGCTGAGCCGGCCGACTCACCGGAGCAGGACGACACGAACGTCAGGAAGAGCAAAAG AATCAAGCAGAGCCAGCCGGACGAGGAGAGCACGCCgacgaagaagaggaggaagaaggccGGAGCGAAGGAGGAGTCCGTCgccgaggaggtggagcaggaggaggccacgccccccagcctagagaagaagaagaagaagaaaaagaagaccattggaggagaggaggcagggggCGGAGCGGACCAAGAGGAGGTCACTCCAGAGCCTCCGGCCAAGAAGAAGA AGAGGACCAGACCGGCAgaaaaggtggaggaggaaccggAGGCAGAACCTGAACCTGTCAGG aAAAAGAAGTCGACCAAAAAGAAGGTTCTGCAATGA
- the stard3nl gene encoding STARD3 N-terminal-like protein, protein MDSRCSSSADSRLNGRGVGSLNARLESYEAGEKTCISAVRRTFCLFVTFDLLFISLLWIIELNVNGGIAKQLNIEVLHYDYHASFFDIYLLAVFRFASLILAYAVCRLNHWWAIAVTTAVCTAFLIIKVILSKLLSQGAFGYLLPISSFILAWLQTWLLDFKVLPQEAQDRLRFLSIMDAVDRAPLLPSEGQFYSPPESLADSDEELAAKVDPEKELV, encoded by the exons ATGGATAGCCGGTGCAGCAGCAGTGCTGATTCGCGGCTGAACGGCCGGGGGGTGGGGTCTCTGAACGCCAGGCTGGAGTCGTACGAGGCCGGGGAGAAGACGTGCATCTCGGCTGTGAGGAGGACCTTCTGCCTCttcgtgacctttgacctgctcTTCATCTCCCTGCTCTGGATCATAGAGCTCAAT GTGAACGGTGGGATTGCGAAGCAGCTCAACATCGAGGTCCTCCACTATGATTATCACGCCTCCTTCTTCGACATATAT CTCCTAGCCGTCTTCCGGTTTGCGTCGCTCATCCTGGCCTACGCGGTGTGCCGGCTGAACCACTGGTGGGCCATCGCT GTCACCACCGCCGTCTGCACCGCCTTCCTGATCATCAAGGTGATCCTGTCAAAG CTTCTGTCCCAGGGGGCCTTCGGGTACCTCCTGCCCATCTCCTCCTTCATCCTGGCCTGGCTCCAGACCTGGCTGCTGGACTTCAAGGTCCTGCCCCAGGAGGCCCAGGACCGCCTCC ggtttTTGTCGATCATGGATGCTGTAGACCGAGCCCCCCTCCTTCCGTCTGAGGGACAGTTCTACTCCCCTCCCGAGTCCCTAGCAG ACTCGGACGAGGAGCTGGCGGCTAAAGTAGACCCAGAGAAAGAGCTTGTCTAA
- the LOC115548707 gene encoding ABC transporter F family member 4 isoform X2 codes for MASTEEDALLFLIYQHLKVHGHQKAANALKKSVAQVEAPEECSSLHDMYTGWTKLCSLAQEPKQEIEVDSTTVKKRFKMEAGAAAEGLSCRPKEEEEEETKPLITPETPDTKPPAGAPEPQAEGEQDPSEEPPCPGKTSASDQPENQEEEEEQEEEKEEEKEKEEEKEEKEEEEEEEEEEEESKPQEESAAAHPDTEAQDQSGEAVPVLDAPSQELTEQAEAELQPPAAAEASEPSEEEPEKETNEETAESEDPPPLAPEETASPVSEELEKEQEEEEKEEEAEDEEKEEEVVVHAEKESEPAGGARLEDEAVTSTTGTDTAVTPPEVDGEEEEEEEEPEEAPKKKKKKKTKKVVEDTPAVEDTPAVEDKPLEEDTPLEEDTPLEEDKPPIKKGKKPKKRKTEEQEPVEEEEKVVEEEEKEEEKETSAPPAEKRTKKKKKGSEKVVEEVEEVAVEEEEEEEEETPKGSGVSRPRHALISTSLRKRFGRRSRRLKAGKANQSAAEPADSPEQDDTNVRKSKRIKQSQPDEESTPTKKRRKKAGAKEESVAEEVEQEEATPPSLEKKKKKKKKTIGGEEAGGGADQEEVTPEPPAKKKKRTRPAEKVEEEPEAEPEPVRKKKSTKKKVLQ; via the exons ATGGCTTCGACCGAGGAGGACGCGCTCCTGTTCCTCATCTACCAGCACCTCAAGGTCCACGGCCATCAGAAGGCCGCCAACGCGCTGAAGAAGAGCGTCGCGCAG gttgaaGCACCAGAGGAATGCTCCAGTCTCCATGATATGTACACTGGATGGACAAA ACTATGTTCCTTAGCCCAGGAGCCCAAACAGGAAATTGAGGTGGACTCCACCACGGTGAAGAAGAGATTCAAGATGGAGGCGGGCGCGGCCGCAGAAGGACTCTCCTGCAGAccaaaagaggaggaggaggaggagaccaagCCCCTCATCACCCCAGAGACCCCCGACACCAAACCCCCTGCTG GAGCCCCAGAGCCCCAGGCTGAGGGCGAGCAAGACCCCAGTGAGGAGCCTCCCTGCCCGGGGAAGACCTCAGCCTCAGACCAGCccgagaaccaggaggaggaagaagaacaagaggaggagaaggaggaggagaaggagaaggaggaggagaaggaggagaaggaggaggaggaggaagaggaggaggaagaggaggagagcaaaCCACAGGAAGAG TCGGCTGCTGCTCACCCCGACACTGAAGCCCAAGACCAATCTGGAGAGGCCGTCCCGGTCCTCGACGCGCCCAGCCAGGAGCTCACTGAGCAGGCAGAGGCTGAACTCCAGCCCCCTGCTGCAGCCGAGGCCTCAGAGCCCAGTGAGGAGGAACCGGAGAAG GAGACCAATGAGGAGACGGCAGAGAGTGAAGACCCACCTCCCCTAG CTCCTGAGGAGACTGCTTCCCCTGTGTCTGAGGaactggagaaggagcaggaagaggaggagaaggaggaggaagcggaggacgaggagaaggaggaggaggtagtcgTTCATGCAGAGAAAGAGTCTGAG ccagcagggggcgctcgCCTGGAGGATGAGgccgtcacctccaccaccggcaCTGACACAG CGGTGACCCCTCCAGAGGtcgacggagaggaggaggaggaggaggaggagccagaggaggcgcccaagaagaagaagaagaagaagaccaaGAAGGTAGTGGAAGACACCCCCGCTGTGGAAGACACGCCCGCTGTGGAAGACAAGCCCCTGGAAGAGGACACGCCTCTTGAAGAAGACACGCCCCTTGAAGAAGACAAGCCCCCCATCAAGAAAGGAAAGAAGCcgaaaaagagaaagacagaagaacaggagccggtggaggaggaggagaaagtagtggaggaggaggagaaggaggaggagaaggagacttCTGCACCTCCTGCGGAGAAGAGaaccaagaagaagaaaaaggggagcgagaaggtggtggaggaggtggaggaggtggcagtggaggaagaggag gaggaggaggaagagacacCGAAAGGTTCAG gtgtctctcgccctcgcCACGCCTTGATCTCCACCTCGCTGAGGAAGCGCTTCGGGAGGCGGAGCCGGCGTCTCAAGGCGGGGAAAGCCAATCAGAGCGCGGCTGAGCCGGCCGACTCACCGGAGCAGGACGACACGAACGTCAGGAAGAGCAAAAG AATCAAGCAGAGCCAGCCGGACGAGGAGAGCACGCCgacgaagaagaggaggaagaaggccGGAGCGAAGGAGGAGTCCGTCgccgaggaggtggagcaggaggaggccacgccccccagcctagagaagaagaagaagaagaaaaagaagaccattggaggagaggaggcagggggCGGAGCGGACCAAGAGGAGGTCACTCCAGAGCCTCCGGCCAAGAAGAAGA AGAGGACCAGACCGGCAgaaaaggtggaggaggaaccggAGGCAGAACCTGAACCTGTCAGG aAAAAGAAGTCGACCAAAAAGAAGGTTCTGCAATGA
- the LOC115548706 gene encoding arylsulfatase I, which translates to MFPPTAPLAALIGWLSLGFLSADWTTGNRVEEEGEGPQNDQGTPHPKKPPHIIFILTDDQGYNDIGYHNPSIRTPTLDRLAAEGVRLENYYVQPICTPSRSQLLTGRYQIHTGLQHSIIRPRQPSCLPPHLSTLPQRLQQAGYATHMLGKWHLGFYRKACLPTRKGFDTFFGSLTGSVDYYSYGSCDGPGLCGYDLHDNEGVAWGQQGRYSTLLYTQRARKILEAHDPATRPLFLLLSLQAVHTPLQPPKSYIYPYRHMFNVARRKYAAMVSTVDEAVHNITYALRKLGYYRNSVIVFSTDNGAQPFTGGSNWPLRGRKGTYWEGGVRGVAFVHSPLLKRRRRVSKALLHITDWYPTLLGLAGGNVSQSEVLDGFDVWPTLSEGKPSPRHEILHNIDPLHTPHSPPSHTLTFDTAPKGTPRQGGRLNATKPTKKKKKKKRKKKKPPKPPAKPVSRRGGLSRYARGSRQPTRKHKSKIQGGSKARRYPLLRDSPDEQNHLTSGGAESGFLQGSRSRRPPRTRSKIHTRSRATGHHYQGDTQPGPTPATSHNNTNDTPVTGQPPGATATPQWSQHIFDTNVQAAIRVGDWKLLTGDPGHGDWVPPQMLSSLPGPWWTLERTSTSSSSSSSKAAGHKNVWLFNISGDPYERWDQSAQRPDVVTALLERLAFYNRTAVPVFFPPDDPRADPALHGGAWVPWVEEDEGRGVEEEQELYRGVYKQRRRKKQKTMMRQKQMSKLNSYVLKLNNQLTSSLV; encoded by the exons ATGTTTCCTCCCACCGCTCCGCTCgccgctctgattggctggctgagTCTGGGCTTCCTGTCGGCCGACTGGACCACCGGGAaccgggtggaggaggagggggaggggccccaGAACGACCAGGGGACCCCCCACCCCAAGAAACCCCCCCACATCATCTTCATACTCACCGATGaccag gggtACAACGACATCGGCTACCACAACCCGTCCATCAGGACCCCCACTCTGGACCGGCTGGCAGCCGAGGGGGTCCGCCTGGAGAATTACTACGTCCAGCCCATCTGCACCCCCTCACGCAGCCAGCTGCTGACCGGGag GTACCAGATCCACACTGGCCTCCAGCACTCCATCATCCGGCCCCGCCAGCCCAGCTGCCTGCCCCCCCACCTCAGTACCCTGCCCCAGCGGCTGCAGCAGGCCGGCTACGCCACACACATGCTGGGCAAGTGGCACCTGGGCTTCTACAG aaAGGCATGTCTTCCGACCAGAAAAGGTTTCGACACTTTCTTCGGATCGCTAACTGGAAGTGTAGATTACTACAG CTACGGGTCATGTGACGGCCCTGGACTGTGTGGTTATGATCTCCATGACAACGAGGGCGTGGCCTGGGGCCAGCAGGGCCGCTACTCCACCCTGCTCTACACCCAGAGGGCCCGCAAGATCCTGGAGGCCCACGACCCCGCGACCCGGCCCCTCTTCCTGTTGCTCtccctgcag GCGGTGCACACGCCCCTGCAGCCCCCCAAGTCCTACATCTACCCGTACCGCCACATGTTCAACGTGGCGCGCCGCAAGTACGCGGCCATGGTGTCGACGGTGGACGAGGCGGTGCATAACATCACCTACGCCCTCCGCAAGCTGGGCTACTACCGCAACTCCGTCATCGTGTTCTCCACCGACAACGGCGCCCAGCCCTTCACCGGGGGCAGCAACTGGCCGCTCAGGGGCCGCAAG GGGACCTACTGGGAGGGCGGGGTGCGGGGCGTGGCCTTCGTCCACAGCCCCCTGCTGAAGCGCCGGAGGCGGGTCTCCAAGGCTCTGCTCCACATCACCGACTGGTACCCCACGCTGCTGGGCCTGGCCGGGGGCAACGTCAGCCAG tcagAGGTTCTGGATGGTTTCGACGTCTGGCCGACCCTGAGTGAAGGGAAGCCGTCTCCTCGCCACGAGATCCTCCACAACATCGACCCGCTGCAcaccccccacagccccccatCGCACACTCTGACCTTTGACACGGCTCCTAAAG GAACCCCGAGGCAGGGGGGCCGCCTCAACGCCACCAAGCccaccaagaagaagaagaagaagaagaggaagaagaagaagccccCCAAACCGCCGGCCAAACCTGTCTCCAGGCGCGGGGGGCTCTCCCGGTACGCCCGGGGGAGCAGACAGCCCACCAGGAAACACAAGTCCAAGATACAGGGGGGGTCCAAGGCCCGGAGGTACCCCCTGCTCCGGGACTCCCCCGACGAACAGAACCACCTGACCTCCGGAGGGGCCGAGAGCGGGTTCCTCCAGGGGTCCCGGTCCAGACGCCCCCCCAGGACTAGGTCTAAGATTCACACCAGATCCCGTGCGACCGGACACCACTACCAGGGCGACACGCAGCCGGGACCTACCCCGgccacatcccataataacaccAACGACACGCCCGTCACCGGGCAGCCACCGGGCGCCACGGCAACACCCCAGTGGTCGCAGCACATCTTTGACACCAACGTCCAGGCGGCCATCCGGGTCGGAGACTGGAAGCTGCTGACCGGAGACCCGGGCCACGGAGACTGGGTTCCTCCTCAG aTGCTGAGCAGTCTGCCTGGGCCCTGGTGGACCTTGGAgaggacctccacctcctcctcctcctcttcctccaaggCGGCGGGCCACAAGAACGTCTGGCTGTTCAACATCAGCGGCGACCCGTACGAACGCTGGGACCAGTCGGCCCAGCGCCCCGACGTGGTGACGGCGCTGCTGGAGCGCCTGGCCTTCTACAACCGCACCGCCGTGCCCGTCTTCTTCCCCCCCGACGACCCCCGCGCCGACCCCGCGCTGCACGGCGGCGCCTGGGTgccctgggtggaggaggacgagggccgcggggtggaggaggagcaggagctgtACCGGGGCGTGTACAAGCAGCGCCgcaggaagaagcagaagaCCATGATGAGGCAAAAGCAGATGAGCAAGCTGAACTCGTACGTCCTGAAGCTCAACAACCAGCTGACCTCCAGCCTGGTCTGA